The genomic window GCTCCACCCCCTGCGCGGTGCGCAGGACACGCTGCACCTGCTGGCGCGCGCGTTCGGGAAGGCCCGGCTGCTCCAGCGCCAGTTCGGCGGCGCCGGTCATCACTGCGATCGGTGTGCGCAGTTCGTGGCTGGCGGTGCTGATGAAGACCCGCTCGCGCTCGACGAACCGCTCGTTGCGGTCAAGGTAATCGTTCAACGCATCGGCGATGGTGTGCAGTTCCGAGCTGCCGCGCGGATCGACGTCGATGCGCTGGCCCTGTTCTCCGGGCCGCAGTGCGCCGATATGCTGGGCCAGCAGGCTCAGCGGACGCACCATGCGCTCCATGCCGAACGAGGCCATCAGCACGGTGACGAAGACCATGATGATGCCGGCAAGCATCACCCAGCGCGTGGCGAACTGCTCCAGGTCATGGAAGTCGGAGATGTCCAGGGCCAGCGCGACCCGTCCCATCGCCTCGGTGTCCCGCACCATCACCGCGGTTTCGCGCTCGCCGATCATCACCCCGTCGTGCAGGCCGGGAGGCAGCACGCGCACGCTGTCGGGCAGCCGCGCCTGGTCGAAGCGGTACAGGCTCAAGGTGTCCGAGTCCTGCCAGCGGTAGTGCGGCTCGTGCTCGGTGTGCTCGACGATGCTGTCCAGCTCGGAATTGAGCAGCGCGCGCCAGGCTGCGTGCTCGGCGTGCTCGTGCACATAGTTGCCCACGCTGAACACCGCCAGCGAGATCAGCGCGAGATAGCCCAGCAGCCACCACACCACGCGCCGGTACAGCGGGCCCGGCTTACGCGCCTGGGTGGTCATGGCCGGCCTCTCCCCCTGCGCTGGCGGCCAGCCGGTAGCCGACCCGCGGCAGCGTGTGGATCAACTTGTCATTGAACGGGCCATCGACGCTGCGGCGCAGTTCGTACACATGCGAACGCAGCAGGTCGCCATCGGGCGGCTCGTCACCCCACAGGGCGAACTCGAGCTGCTGGCGGGTGACCGCGCCCGGGCTGGCCCGCATCAGCACTTCCAGCAGCTTGCGGCAGGCCGGGTACAGATGCAGCACCTGGCCGCCACGCTGCGCCTCCAGCGTGGCCAGGTCCAGCACCAGGTCACCCACCTGCAGGCGCTTGCGCGGATTGCGGCCCTGCGCGCGCAGCAACAGCGCTTCCAGGCGCACCTCCAGTTCCGGCAGGGCGAACGGCTTGGTCAGGTAATCGTCGGCGCCGGCACGGAACCCGGCGATCTTGTCCGGCAGTTCATCACGCGCGGTCAACATGATCACCGGTACTTCGGAGGCATGCTCGGCGCGCAGCCGCCGCAGGACTTCGGGCCCTTCCATGCGCGGCAGCATCCAGTCCAGGATGACCGCGTCGTAGGGATGGCTGCCGGCCAGGTGCAGGCCGGTGACGCCGTCGGGGGCGACGTCGAGCACGTGTCCACGCGACTCGAAATAATCGAACAGGTTGGCCACCAACTGGCGGTTGTCCTCGATCACCAACAGGCGCATGCGCGAACGATCCACGGGAAGTGGGCCCATGGTAGCGCCGCCGATGTCGGAATACGGTCGTCCTGACGCGGCTCCGACAGCTTTCCCACCTGCGCCCGACCAGACTGTCCGTTTTGCATCCGGAGCCCGCCGTGCCCGTTGCCCTGCCCCGCCGTTGGCATCTTCCCCTGCTGTGGCTGCTGATGGTGATGGCGCTGGCCGCCGGGCTGGGCATGCGCCAGCCGCAACCGCCGGACGAACCACGCTTCGTGCTGGCCGCACGCACCATGGTCGAGACCGGGCAGTGGCTGCTGCCGCACCGCGGCAGCGAGCTGTACGCCGAAAAGCCTCCGGTGTTCATGTGGCTGCAGGCGGCCGCGCACCAGCTGGTGGGCAGCTGGCAGTGGTCGTTCCTGCTGCCGTCGCTGCTGGCCGCCCTGCTCAGCCTGTGGCTGGTCTCGGACCTGGCACGCCGGCTGTGGTCGCCGCGCCATTCGCTGTACGCGCTGGGGGCACTGTTCTGCACGCTGCAGTTCGGCCTGATGGCCAAGCGTGCGCAGATCGACATGGTCCTGGTGGCAATGACCACGCTGGCCCTGTGGGGGCTGCTTCGCCACCTGTGCGAGCGCCGCAATCTGCCGGCCCTGTGGCTGGCCGGTTTCGCCGCCGGGCTGGGCACCGTGACCAAGGGCGTGGGTTTCCTGCCGCTGCTGATCGTGCTGCCCTGGCTCGGCGGGTGGCTGTACCAGCGCCACCGCGGACGCCCGGTCAGCGGCGCGCATCCTGCCACGCTGCTGTGGCTGCTGCCGGCGTTCCTGCTGGGCACGGCGGTGTGGCTGGCGCCGCTGGGCTGGGCACTGCTGCACGAGCCCAGCGCGACGTTGCAGTCCTACGCCCATGAACTGCTGTTCAAGCAGACCGGCACGCGCTATGCCAACGCCTGGCACCACCGGCAGCCGGCCTGGTACTACCTGCAGGTGATCGCCACCTTGTGGCTGCCGGGCAGCCTGCTGCTGCCGCTGCTGGCCAGGCCGTGGTGGCGCCGCCTGCGGCGCGGCGACCGCCGCCAATGGCTGCTGCTGGGGTGGGCCGCGCTGGTGCTGCTGTTCTTCACCGCCAGCCCCGGCAAGCGCGAGGTGTACGTGCTGCCGATGCTGCCGGCGATGGCACTGGCGGTGGCACCGCTGCTGCCGGGCCTGCTGCGGCGCCGGTGCGTGCGGCGCTACCTGTTCGGCTACAGCCTGGTGCTGATGCTGGCCACCGGCACGCTGGGGGTGATGATGCTGACCGACAGCCCGTGGGCGCAGGCGCAGCTTGCACGCCGGGCGATGCCCGACACGCTGCTGCCAGTACTGGGTGATGGCCTGCTGACCTTCGCCATCGCGCTGGCCAGCGCCGCGCTGTGGCTGCGGGTGCGCCGCGCAGCTGTGCTGGTGCTGCTGGCGCACGGCATGTTGTGGATGCTGTACGG from Stenotrophomonas sp. 704A1 includes these protein-coding regions:
- a CDS encoding sensor histidine kinase is translated as MTTQARKPGPLYRRVVWWLLGYLALISLAVFSVGNYVHEHAEHAAWRALLNSELDSIVEHTEHEPHYRWQDSDTLSLYRFDQARLPDSVRVLPPGLHDGVMIGERETAVMVRDTEAMGRVALALDISDFHDLEQFATRWVMLAGIIMVFVTVLMASFGMERMVRPLSLLAQHIGALRPGEQGQRIDVDPRGSSELHTIADALNDYLDRNERFVERERVFISTASHELRTPIAVMTGAAELALEQPGLPERARQQVQRVLRTAQGVEQLVELLLVLARDPARLAAHAERIALDQLLPEIVDDHRHLLGDKDLSIDIQAAPVDIVAPLAVVQAAIGNLLRNAIENSGRGRIELQLTAAAVLTLQDPGHGMSPEEIAAIHARMARGERNDSGGIGLDLIARLCGHLGWTLQLQPCQPRGTRATLDFGASRPG
- a CDS encoding response regulator transcription factor, with the protein product MRLLVIEDNRQLVANLFDYFESRGHVLDVAPDGVTGLHLAGSHPYDAVILDWMLPRMEGPEVLRRLRAEHASEVPVIMLTARDELPDKIAGFRAGADDYLTKPFALPELEVRLEALLLRAQGRNPRKRLQVGDLVLDLATLEAQRGGQVLHLYPACRKLLEVLMRASPGAVTRQQLEFALWGDEPPDGDLLRSHVYELRRSVDGPFNDKLIHTLPRVGYRLAASAGGEAGHDHPGA
- a CDS encoding ArnT family glycosyltransferase — its product is MPVALPRRWHLPLLWLLMVMALAAGLGMRQPQPPDEPRFVLAARTMVETGQWLLPHRGSELYAEKPPVFMWLQAAAHQLVGSWQWSFLLPSLLAALLSLWLVSDLARRLWSPRHSLYALGALFCTLQFGLMAKRAQIDMVLVAMTTLALWGLLRHLCERRNLPALWLAGFAAGLGTVTKGVGFLPLLIVLPWLGGWLYQRHRGRPVSGAHPATLLWLLPAFLLGTAVWLAPLGWALLHEPSATLQSYAHELLFKQTGTRYANAWHHRQPAWYYLQVIATLWLPGSLLLPLLARPWWRRLRRGDRRQWLLLGWAALVLLFFTASPGKREVYVLPMLPAMALAVAPLLPGLLRRRCVRRYLFGYSLVLMLATGTLGVMMLTDSPWAQAQLARRAMPDTLLPVLGDGLLTFAIALASAALWLRVRRAAVLVLLAHGMLWMLYGLVLIPALDPYASASAVMRRVGTRIGPDAELALLAWREQNLLQADRPVREFGFKRPWAEQWHDAGAWLAQAPGKRWVLVLEEAMSPCVDPAQVIDIGVANRNRWQLLPGTAWDSRCHAERAGASQEED